In a genomic window of Sardina pilchardus chromosome 20, fSarPil1.1, whole genome shotgun sequence:
- the rab11fip5a gene encoding uncharacterized protein rab11fip5a isoform X1 yields MSSITNDEYQRWVPTHVQVTVLRARGLRAKGKHGTNDAYVIIQVGKEKYSTCVMEKTTSPEWGEECTFELQPGVLELGGRDVCPPGSCDLTLTAMHRALIGLDVFLGQAVIPLDKAFQDRISMKKEWHRLHSKTGKKEKERGEVQVSMQFTRHNLTASMYDLSMKDKPHSAFGKLKDRIRGKKHLEEDSASAIIPGGYGALARMRGRLPSDGGGEEYYEDDEGGEARRSKMRNFFLRGRLRKSSDTRSSTSLGSESSESSSRGGSLSPTAGISVVVSDLSNSPSNSSNLTADNSPDHTVAPSPQVSPHKRIYDDEVCEISIPVPQSFTYDSLITETVSSAPPSTAVANGHPVKHAAAPRAHKPKPRPSAPSKQTGESAAPKGLSLSPALGSRQKASAMSLSLQNLSVSRHAEEPHPGPGDGRRWSLDRAGEEERAAIAAAIESAGKLEEEERRAAQFKKEAAPAVAAGDGEVKKQKWGLFSHGRSESTGKVASAGKGDTASAPSEGKHKGWFGSKDSHSKPSPVPSDLLSDSSHHLEFRVTEETPPGDSDGMARLPRGETVVSNEGVHSNPFVSDTDGTQAWTSGDSSQSPMFPDPSIETNSPHVEMDTDFAAPTNTNLLNTHDLLQLSPNESVSSLPENSSMEFSRMHNLACPYPGMLLHQKSTPSHSGTRLTVTSPSQMPLGYVSNSQLAGSTTTWLRLADQSEEMSGAAEGVASQSAVPESAVSPLVIDFNGREADLGAALSPSAGAEVTETMLTPQSREPYVSAYREMSSDDTLEASTIISYSPGRELDLPASDPLPTSLESSDQDPSGEQDEEKDKIETGDLGVKEPTVDEADVVVLTDSDTATKQGIGSGVVSEIEGFGWESVEPSVTSSAQELNRTGPESVSSGNHILDHSLEAESPFSGSLICIMASSPGEGLISSGSRFADDSAALTGSELPSSPTRVLQDMSPDDEHLPTRLRTGELETLHHEVLESSVSLLPSASLSSYDNANSSVNPFVSADSDAFVSPLVSMAPDDDGHSTGNPFFSLNTDSVCASSNNSSTSPNKDLLLAPQSTRLLGSLLYESTESECYLTCISQQRHRSLCGQRSLPLITEKDPMQQLIASYDLAVKDPCQNTMQIHHDPKVDDVSQFNLSPLSALTSDLQMKSTVRRDVSSPLPLPTNGITQEAIPTQNSSLLTQRGNFAESFVTKEDPLPDILGMSNDLKDKAMSEQWSSPPPPPPMLACDRTAEPTPNYELTEGMVPNFDVTRKDMPKSVLLQEVPATKDVEINPFVDGWVDIFPRNSVSGSPFTTESEAQDLSIFPVDWANLDKLAAVGNTGEKKEVMSEAGASLLNEGWASAPSWLTPVTSEVQNDQNTLPWVAFDQSLPGLNGGVSDGTLPSSSISQDFVVTHLDPQFPQTDTHPGPKSSVEQLDIFGSIEDPFQGFPGVTGPFNGDPFHSVAPVFESDQSKLHKMDSTKRGEKAMPSLKTAPTLSLKPELQLLSPLAVSTPAADPFPLSFPAVHPALAIPLCPSPIASDLMSASQAAFAQEHQQAPNQIASPHPVKPLTPPGEEKKSESRSVLEKLKSTINPGRSQSETDKKSSVTQTLVVEGGGSYYHLNHSELVSLLLQREADLHRERAEFERRGVLLEKREAELRKTKLMMRDLEDYIDRLLVRIMAEKPTLLQVSRAKLK; encoded by the exons ATGTCCTCAATTACGAACGATGAGTATCAGCGGTGGGTGCCCACTCATGTGCAGGTGACAGTGCTTCGGGCCCGTGGATTGCGCGCGAAGGGCAAGCATGGCACCAACGACGCCTATGTTATCATTCAGGTGGGCAAGGAGAAGTACTCCACGTGTGTTATGGAGAAGACCACGAGCCCGGAGTGGGGAGAGGAATGCACGTTTGAGCTCCAGCCGGGGGTGCTCGAGCTGGGCGGACGCGACGTCTGTCCTCCCGGGAGCTGCGATCTCACTCTCACGGCCATGCACAGGGCGCTCATCGGTCTGGATGTCTTTCTCGGACAAGCAGTCATTCCTCTGGATAAGGCTTTCCAGGATCGTATATCCATGAAAAAAGA GTGGCACCGTCTGCACTCCAAGACGggcaagaaggagaaggagcggGGGGAGGTGCAGGTGTCCATGCAGTTCACGCGGCACAACCTGACGGCCAGCATGTACGACCTGTCCATGAAGGACAAGCCCCACTCGGCCTTCGGCAAGCTCAAGGACCGCATCCGCGGCAAGAAGCACCTGGAGGAGGACTCGGCGTCCGCCATCATCCCGGGCGGGTACGGGGCGCTGGCCCGGATGCGGGGCCGGCTGCCGAGCGACGGCGGCGGGGAGGAGTACTACGAGGACGACGAGGGCGGCGAGGCGCGGCGGAGCAAGATGCGGAACTTCTTCCTGCGCGGGCGCCTGCGCAAGTCCTCGGACACGCGCTCCAGCACGTCGCTGGGCTCGGAGAGCAGCGAGTCGTCGTCGCGCGGCGGGAGCCTGAGCCCCACGGCCGGGATCAGCGTCGTCGTGTCGGACCTGTCCAACTCGccgagcaacagcagcaacctcACAGCGGACAACAGcccag aCCACACAGTCGCCCCCTCACCCCAAGTCTCCCCACACAAGCGCATCTATGACGACGAGGTGTGTGAGATCTCCATCCCCGTTCCCCAGTCTTTCACGTACGACAGCCTGATCACCGAGACGGTGTCCTCCGCTCCGCCATCCACCGCCGTGGCCAACGGTCATCCGGTCAAGCATGCCGCGGCGCCCCGCGCCCACAAGCCGAAACCCCGACCTTCGGCCCCCTCCAAGCAGACGGGCGAGTCGGCCGCCCCCAAGGGCCTCTCCCTGTCCCCCGCTCTCGGTTCCCGGCAGAAGGCCTCGGCCATGTCGCTGTCCCTCCAGAACCTCTCGGTGTCGCGCCACGCGGAGGAACCGCACCCGGGGCCCGGGGACGGCCGCCGCTGGTCGCTGGACAGAGCCGGGGAGGAGGAGCGGGCCGCCATCGCGGCGGCCATCGAGAGCGCCGggaagctggaggaggaggagaggagggcggcCCAGTTCAAGAAGGAAGCAGCGCCGGCTGTCGCCGCGGGCGACGGAGAGGTCAAGAAGCAGAAGTGGGGTCTTTTCTCTCACGGGAGGAGCGAGTCCACTGGGAAGGTGGCGAGCGCGGGCAAGGGAGACACAGCTTCGGCCCCCTCGGAAGGGAAGCATAAAGGATGGTTTGGCTCGAAGGACTCCCACAGCAAGCCCAG CCCTGTACCTTCCGACTTGCTCTCTGACTCCTCCCACCACCTAGAATTCCGTGTCACAGAAGAGACCCCTCCGGGTGACTCCGATGGAATGGCCCGTCTACCTCGGGGAGAGACTGTCGTGTCAAACGAAGGAGTGCATTCTAACCCCTTTGTTTCTGACACAGATGGGACTCAGGCATGGACGTCTGGGGACTCGTCCCAGTCGCCCATGTTTCCTGACCCCTCGATAGAAACAAATTCCCCGCATGTGGAAATGGACACTGATTTTGCTGCGCCGACTAACACTAACTTACTTAACACTCATGACCTCTTACAGCTAAGCCCTAATGAATCAGTGAGCTCTTTACCTGAGAACTCCAGTATGGAGTTCAGTAGGATGCACAACTTAGCCTGCCCTTATCCAGGAATGTTACTGCACCAGAAGAGCACTCCGAGCCACTCAGGAACACGCCTGACTGTGACCTCCCCCAGCCAAATGCCTCTTGGCTATGTCTCAAATTCACAGCTGGCTGGCTCTACCACCACCTGGCTAAGACTAGCAGACCAGTCTGAGGAAATGTCTGGAGCTGCTGAAGGAGTAGCCTCTCAGTCTGCAGTGCCAGAGTCAGCCGTTTCACCTCTCGTGATTGATTTCAACGGGAGAGAGGCTGACCTTGGAGCAGCGCTCTCTCCAAGTGCTGGTGCGGAAGTGACTGAGACGATGCTCACTCCCCAGTCCAGGGAGCCATACGTGTCTGCATACAGGGAGATGAGCTCAGACGACACACTGGAAGCCTCCACTATTATAAGTTACTCTCCAGGGCGGGAGTTGGACCTTCCTGCCAGCGACCCTTTGCCAACCAGTCTTGAAAGCTCAGATCAGGACCCTAGTGGGGAACAAGATGAAGAGAAGGACAAAATAGAGACAGGTGACTTAGGAGTGAAGGAACCGACTGTAGACGAGGCTGACGTGGTGGTCTTAACTGACTCAGACACTGCAACGAAACAGGGAATTGGCTCCGGGGTCGTGAGTGAGATTGAGGGTTTTGGCTGGGAGAGTGTGGAGCCATCTGTGACGAGTTCAGCGCAGGAGTTGAACAGAACAGGCCCTGAAAGTGTATCCTCAGGCAACCACATTTTGGATCATTCCCTCGAGGCAGAGAGCCCTTTTTCCGGCTCGCTCATCTGCATCATGGCCTCCTCGCCTGGCGAGGGCCTTATCTCCTCGGGGTCACGCTTCGCCGATGACTCAGCTGcgctgacaggaagtgagctgcCGTCAAGTCCCACGAGAGTTTTACAGGACATGTCCCCAGACGACGAGCATTTACCTACCAGGCTTCGTACAGGCGAGCTAGAGACACTACATCATGAGGTCTTGGAGAGCTCTGTCAGCCTTTTGCCCTCTGCTAGCCTTAGTTCATATGATAACGCTAACAGCAGTGTTAACCCATTTGTTAGCGCTGATTCAGATGCCTTTGTTAGCCCCCTTGTGAGCATGGCCCCTGATGATGATGGCCATAGCACTGGTAATCCCTTTTTCAGCCTAAacactgacagtgtgtgtgcctctaGCAATAACAGTAGCACGAGCCCCAATAAAGACTTGCTGCTCGCTCCTCAGTCAACTCGGCTTCTCGGTAGCCTCCTCTATGAAAGCACTGAATCCGAGTGTTACCTCACCTGCATTTCGCAGCAGCGTCATCGGTCCCTTTGTGGACAGCGTTCGCTGCCATTAATAACAGAAAAGGACCCTATGCAACAGCTGATAGCATCTTATGATCTCGCTGTGAAAGACCCCTGTCAAAACACTATGCAAATACACCATGACCCCAAAGTTGATGATGTGTCCCAGTTTAACCTCTCGCCACTGTCTGCACTAACCAGTGACCTCCAAATGAAATCAACAGTGCGTAGAGATGtgagctctcctctccctttgcCAACAAATGGCATCACTCAAGAAGCCATTCCAACTCAAAATTCATCACTATTGACACAGAGGGGTAATTTTGCAGAGAGCTTTGTGACAAAAGAAGACCCTTTACCAGACATTCTTGGGATGAGTAATGATCTGAAAGACAAGGCTATGTCAGAACAGTGgtcttcaccaccaccaccaccacctatgTTGGCGTGTGATCGCACTGCTGAGCCCACGCCAAATTATGAACTCACAGAAGGAATGGTGCCAAATTTCGACGTGACCCGGAAAGACATGCCAAAGTCTGTCCTACTGCAAGAGGTGCCAGCAACCAAAGATGTTGAGATTAATCCTTTTGTTGATGGTTGGGTTGACATTTTTCCAAGAAATTCAGTCTCAGGATCTCCTTTTACAACGGAAAGTGAAGCTCAGGACTTGAGTATATTCCCTGTTGATTGGGCCAATTTAGACAAGTTGGCAGCCGTGGGTAAcactggggaaaaaaaggaagtgaTGTCTGAAGCAGGGGCCTCCCTTTTGAACGAGGGTTGGGCATCTGCGCCATCTTGGTTGACCCCGGTGACTTCTGAGGTCCAAAATGACCAGAACACCCTTCCATGGGTCGCATTTGACCAATCATTACCTGGCCTGAACGGAGGAGTATCTGATGGAACCCTCCCTTCTTCGTCCATATCTCAGGATTTTGTCGTCACACACTTAGACCCTCAGTtccctcaaacagacacacaccccggTCCTAAAAGTAGCGTGGAGCAACTTGACATCTTCGGAAGCATTGAAGACCCTTTTCAAGGGTTTCCTGGGGTCACGGGCCCCTTTAACGGGGACCCCTTCCATTCAGTAGCACCTGTCTTTGAAAGCGATCAGTCAAAGTTACACAAAATGGACTCCACAAAACGTGGAGAAAAAGCAATGCCGAGCTTGAAGACGGCCCCCACACTGTCCCTCAAACCTGAGCTACAGCTTCTATCGCCTCTTGCTGTCTCTACTCCTGCTGCTGACCCCTTTCCCTTGTCTTTTCCTGCCGTCCACCCCGCTCTGGCCATCCCGTTATGTCCCTCCCCCATTGCCAGTGATCTGATGAGTGCATCACAAGCAGCCTTTGCCCAGGAACATCAACAGGCACCCAATCAGATTGCCAG TCCACACCCTGTGAAGCCACTGACTCcaccaggagaggagaagaagtcgGAGAGTCGCTCAGTGCTTGAGAAGCTCAAGTCCACCATCAATCCAGGCCGCAGTCAGTCAGAAACCGACAAGAAG tcaTCTGTCACTCAGACTCTGGTGGTGGAAGGGGGCGGCTCCTACTATCACCTGAACCACAGTGAGCTGGTCTCGCTGCTGCTTCAGCGGGAGGCGGACCTGCACCGGGAGCGGGCGGAGTTTGAGCGGCGGGGGGTGTTGCTGGAGAAGCGCGAGGCGGAGCTGCGCAAGACCAAGCTGATGATGCGCGACTTGGAGGACTACATCGACAGGCTGCTCGTCCGCATCATGGCCGAGAAGCCCACGCTGCTTCAGGTATCACGTGCCAAACtcaaatga
- the rab11fip5a gene encoding rab11 family-interacting protein 5 isoform X3, translated as MSSITNDEYQRWVPTHVQVTVLRARGLRAKGKHGTNDAYVIIQVGKEKYSTCVMEKTTSPEWGEECTFELQPGVLELGGRDVCPPGSCDLTLTAMHRALIGLDVFLGQAVIPLDKAFQDRISMKKEWHRLHSKTGKKEKERGEVQVSMQFTRHNLTASMYDLSMKDKPHSAFGKLKDRIRGKKHLEEDSASAIIPGGYGALARMRGRLPSDGGGEEYYEDDEGGEARRSKMRNFFLRGRLRKSSDTRSSTSLGSESSESSSRGGSLSPTAGISVVVSDLSNSPSNSSNLTADNSPDHTVAPSPQVSPHKRIYDDEVCEISIPVPQSFTYDSLITETVSSAPPSTAVANGHPVKHAAAPRAHKPKPRPSAPSKQTGESAAPKGLSLSPALGSRQKASAMSLSLQNLSVSRHAEEPHPGPGDGRRWSLDRAGEEERAAIAAAIESAGKLEEEERRAAQFKKEAAPAVAAGDGEVKKQKWGLFSHGRSESTGKVASAGKGDTASAPSEGKHKGWFGSKDSHSKPSPHPVKPLTPPGEEKKSESRSVLEKLKSTINPGRSQSETDKKSSVTQTLVVEGGGSYYHLNHSELVSLLLQREADLHRERAEFERRGVLLEKREAELRKTKLMMRDLEDYIDRLLVRIMAEKPTLLQVSRAKLK; from the exons ATGTCCTCAATTACGAACGATGAGTATCAGCGGTGGGTGCCCACTCATGTGCAGGTGACAGTGCTTCGGGCCCGTGGATTGCGCGCGAAGGGCAAGCATGGCACCAACGACGCCTATGTTATCATTCAGGTGGGCAAGGAGAAGTACTCCACGTGTGTTATGGAGAAGACCACGAGCCCGGAGTGGGGAGAGGAATGCACGTTTGAGCTCCAGCCGGGGGTGCTCGAGCTGGGCGGACGCGACGTCTGTCCTCCCGGGAGCTGCGATCTCACTCTCACGGCCATGCACAGGGCGCTCATCGGTCTGGATGTCTTTCTCGGACAAGCAGTCATTCCTCTGGATAAGGCTTTCCAGGATCGTATATCCATGAAAAAAGA GTGGCACCGTCTGCACTCCAAGACGggcaagaaggagaaggagcggGGGGAGGTGCAGGTGTCCATGCAGTTCACGCGGCACAACCTGACGGCCAGCATGTACGACCTGTCCATGAAGGACAAGCCCCACTCGGCCTTCGGCAAGCTCAAGGACCGCATCCGCGGCAAGAAGCACCTGGAGGAGGACTCGGCGTCCGCCATCATCCCGGGCGGGTACGGGGCGCTGGCCCGGATGCGGGGCCGGCTGCCGAGCGACGGCGGCGGGGAGGAGTACTACGAGGACGACGAGGGCGGCGAGGCGCGGCGGAGCAAGATGCGGAACTTCTTCCTGCGCGGGCGCCTGCGCAAGTCCTCGGACACGCGCTCCAGCACGTCGCTGGGCTCGGAGAGCAGCGAGTCGTCGTCGCGCGGCGGGAGCCTGAGCCCCACGGCCGGGATCAGCGTCGTCGTGTCGGACCTGTCCAACTCGccgagcaacagcagcaacctcACAGCGGACAACAGcccag aCCACACAGTCGCCCCCTCACCCCAAGTCTCCCCACACAAGCGCATCTATGACGACGAGGTGTGTGAGATCTCCATCCCCGTTCCCCAGTCTTTCACGTACGACAGCCTGATCACCGAGACGGTGTCCTCCGCTCCGCCATCCACCGCCGTGGCCAACGGTCATCCGGTCAAGCATGCCGCGGCGCCCCGCGCCCACAAGCCGAAACCCCGACCTTCGGCCCCCTCCAAGCAGACGGGCGAGTCGGCCGCCCCCAAGGGCCTCTCCCTGTCCCCCGCTCTCGGTTCCCGGCAGAAGGCCTCGGCCATGTCGCTGTCCCTCCAGAACCTCTCGGTGTCGCGCCACGCGGAGGAACCGCACCCGGGGCCCGGGGACGGCCGCCGCTGGTCGCTGGACAGAGCCGGGGAGGAGGAGCGGGCCGCCATCGCGGCGGCCATCGAGAGCGCCGggaagctggaggaggaggagaggagggcggcCCAGTTCAAGAAGGAAGCAGCGCCGGCTGTCGCCGCGGGCGACGGAGAGGTCAAGAAGCAGAAGTGGGGTCTTTTCTCTCACGGGAGGAGCGAGTCCACTGGGAAGGTGGCGAGCGCGGGCAAGGGAGACACAGCTTCGGCCCCCTCGGAAGGGAAGCATAAAGGATGGTTTGGCTCGAAGGACTCCCACAGCAAGCCCAG TCCACACCCTGTGAAGCCACTGACTCcaccaggagaggagaagaagtcgGAGAGTCGCTCAGTGCTTGAGAAGCTCAAGTCCACCATCAATCCAGGCCGCAGTCAGTCAGAAACCGACAAGAAG tcaTCTGTCACTCAGACTCTGGTGGTGGAAGGGGGCGGCTCCTACTATCACCTGAACCACAGTGAGCTGGTCTCGCTGCTGCTTCAGCGGGAGGCGGACCTGCACCGGGAGCGGGCGGAGTTTGAGCGGCGGGGGGTGTTGCTGGAGAAGCGCGAGGCGGAGCTGCGCAAGACCAAGCTGATGATGCGCGACTTGGAGGACTACATCGACAGGCTGCTCGTCCGCATCATGGCCGAGAAGCCCACGCTGCTTCAGGTATCACGTGCCAAACtcaaatga